A single region of the Panthera tigris isolate Pti1 chromosome B1, P.tigris_Pti1_mat1.1, whole genome shotgun sequence genome encodes:
- the LOC122237825 gene encoding putative protein FAM90A23P, protein MGQMAGGHTQHVPSRPLKAPNGKRQRRAAMAPRVPRLEDEDPRLKCKDCGAFGHNASSTRCPMKRWDGCLAPQAFVPRKPKENVEPRQQQDQHKPGPFNQAARDMEEGQRREAQQRKALLQRFPRIAPGRQQRAWRDSTESCDYVRHPHRPMPVYSTKRVSVLEPHVPAEPPSGTPDTTQLSPSAAPLGRPAASTFPPAGRQDAQQVGTPAPPAPPAPAHQRSARDPGLGVQLRQHRPRCASLEASRAVSKARGIGHAQAPAKRPEGSPDPPPTRLAASPQPHIQTPGTRWAPLPDDTCQNPRKKPRCSPFQPPHKSTGSTHVGLRQSLCRPARTSACGPTGAAQLTRKTPASVQSRGLQPPRPQPHLDTLQACPWPLCPPCPQAPGQPLRMVFSRLDKGGWSSRFIAAPCLPPPERPVPPGQGPPITHQSEGGCVPVSLSILHDDLQLSSSSEESDRE, encoded by the exons ATGGGGCAGATGGCGGGTGGGCACACCCAGCACGTACCTTCCAGACCCTTGAAAGCCCCAAACGGGAAGAGGCAACGGAGAGCAGCCATGGCGCCCAGGGTTCCCAGGCTAGAGGACGAGGATCCTCGG CTCAAGTGTAAGGACTGCGGAGCCTTTGGGCACAACGCATCCAgcaccaggtgccccatgaagcgCTGGGACGGGTGCCTGGCCCCCCAGGCCTTTGTCCCCAGGAAGCCGAAGGAGAATGTGGAACCACGCCAGCAGCAGGACCAGCACAAGCCCGGGCCCTTCAACCAGGCTGCGAGGGACATGGAAGAGGGACAAAG GCGAGAAGCCCAGCAGAGGAAGGCGCTGCTGCAGAGATTCCCCAGGATAGCCCCTGGAAGGCAGCAGCGAGCCTGGAGGGACTCCACAGAATCCTGCGACTATGTGAGG CATCCGCACAGGCCGATGCCCGTGTACAGCACCAAGAGGGTGTCCGTGCTGGAGCCGCACGTCCCGGCTGAGCCTCCTAGCGGGACGCCTGACACGACACAGCTGTCCCCGTCGGCTGCTCCTCTCGGGAGACCTGCGGCGAGCACCTTCCCGCCTGCTGGCCGACAGGATGCCCAGCAAGTGGGGACCCCTGCCCCGCCTGCCCCGCCTGCCCCGGCACACCAACGCTCTGCCCGGGATCCAGGCCTCGGTGTCCAGCTGAGACAACACCGGCCCCGATGTGCCTCCCTCGAAGCTTCCAGGGCCGTCTCCAAGGCGCGTGGCATTGGCCACGCCCAGGCACCAGCCAAGCGTCCTGAGGGGAGCCCTGATCCTCCTCCAACCCGTTTGGCTGCGAGTCCCCAGCCCCACATCCAGACACCAGGCACGAGATGGGCCCCGCTCCCCGACGACACGTGCCAGAACCCCCGAAAGAAACCACGTTGCAGCCCCTTCCAGCCACCCCACAAGAGCACAGGGAGCACCCATGTGGGGCTGCGCCAGAGTCTGTGTCGTCCAGCAAGGACAAGTGCATGTGGTCCCACGGGGGCAGCCCAACTGACCAGGAAGACACCTGCCTCGGTGCAAAGCAGGGGCCTCCAGCCTCCACGCCCCCAACCTCACCTGGACACTCTCCAGGCGTGCCCCTGGCCTCTGTGTCCGCCCTGTCCGCAGGCACCCGGCCAGCCCCTGCGAATGGTCTTCAGCCGCCTGGACAAAGGCGGCTGGAGCTCCAGGTTCATAGCAGCTCCCTGTCTGCCACCTCCCGAGAGGCCAGTCCCCCCTGGCCAGGGTCCACCCATCACACACCAGTCTGAGGGAGGCTGTGTGCCTGTCTCCCTGAGCATCCTCCACGATGACCTGCAGCTTTCCTCGTCCTCGGAGGAGAGCGACCGGGAGTGA
- the LOC122237824 gene encoding ubiquitin carboxyl-terminal hydrolase 17-like protein 6, producing METPSSHCREESQFHVFPNLKPCGSNTGGAEGHRGPTLPEKPAPSSHTPCDLPNGWAPASIGLPPAKKPVSWRRPSVVGAGLQNLGNTCYANAALQCLTYTPPLASYMLSQEHSRSCGRQPFCVLCALQAHVTRALCRPGDVIRPPPKLLAAFHTHRQEDAHEFLMFTLDAMQQACLREDKPSEPQAQDATLIRQIFGGYWRSQIQCLHCQGVSSTLDPYLDISLDIRAAQSVSQALQHLVKPEQLDGENAYRCSTCLDKVPASKTLTLHTCSKVLMLVLKRFCHFTGSKLAKEVQYPERLDMRRYVSGQNGGSLTYVLYAVLVHAGWNGHSGHYFCYVKAGNGQWYKMDDAKVAASDATSALSQHAYVLFYIQKSELERDRGSEPGAGESTSLQADHAGTAAAQGGPETDPDIEVPQLEDHVEQTPPPAITLDQWRFLQESHRPKSEFNLRKLEFALPPDAVLIHQSKYRDEMGKDHREPNIYRLNSSARDIPPQRATAINQVPCLPGRARATKRKNKKGQRSQEAVQGSHYRL from the coding sequence ATGGAGACGCCCTCTTCCCACTGCCGAGAGGAGTCTCAGTTCCATGTCTTTCCAAACCTCAAACCTTGCGGGTCAAATACGGGTGGTGCTGAAGGCCACAGAGGACCCACTCTACCTGAGAAGCCGGCACCGTCATCGCACACACCCTGCGACCTGCCGAACGGTTGGGCTCCCGCGTCAATAGGTCTGCCCCCCGCAAAGAAACCCGTGAGTTGGAGGAGACCTTCTGTGGTTGGGGCCGGCCTGCAGAACCTGGGGAACACGTGCTATGCGAATGCGGCGCTGCAGTGTCTGACGTACACACCACCCCTCGCCAGCTACATGCTGTCCCAGGAGCACTCCCGAAGCTGTGGGAGGCAGCCATTCTGCGTGCTGTGTGCTCTGCAGGCTCACGTGACCCGGGCCCTCTGCCGTCCGGGAGATGTGATCCGGCCTCCGCCAAAACTGCTCGCTGCCttccacacacacaggcaggaggATGCCCATGAGTTTCTGATGTTCACTCTGGATGCTATGCAGCAAGCGTGTTTGCGTGAGGACAAGCCTTCAGAGCCTCAGGCTCAGGACGCCACCCTCATCCGGCAAATCTTTGGCGGGTACTGGAGGTCTCAAATCCAGTGTCTCCACTGCCAGGGTGTCTCCAGCACTTTGGACCCTTACCTGGACATTAGCCTGGATATCAGGGCGGCTCAGAGTGTGAGCCAAGCTTTGCAACACTTGGTGAAGCCCGAACAGTTGGATGGTGAAAATGCCTATCGTTGTAGTACTTGTCTCGACAAGGTACCTGCTTCCAAGACGTTGACTTTGCACACTTGCTCCAAGGTCCTGATGCTGGTATTGAAACGATTCTGCCATTTCACGGGCAGCAAACTGGCTAAGGAAGTGCAATATCCTGAGCGCCTTGACATGCGACGATACGTGTCTGGGCAGAACGGGGGGTCGCTGACTTATGTGCTCTATGCCGTGCTGGTGCACGCGGGCTGGAATGGTCACAGCGGACATTACTTCTGTTACGTCAAAGCTGGGAACGGCCAGTGGTACAAAATGGATGATGCGAAGGTGGCCGCCAGTGATGCGACGTCTGCCCTGAGCCAACATGCCTATGTCCTCTTTTACATCCAGAAGAGTGAATTGGAAAGAGACCGTGGGAGTGAGCCAGGTGCTGGGGAATCCACATCCCTCCAGGCTGACCACGCAGGCACGGCTGCGGCCCAAGGGGGGCCCGAAACCGACCCCGACATCGAGGTGCCACAATTGGAGGATCACGTGGAACAGACACCACCGCCAGCAATCACGTTAGACCAGTGGAGATTCCTCCAAGAAAGCCACCGTCCCAAGTCTGAATTCAACCTCAGGAAATTAGAATTTGCCCTTCCCCCCGACGCAGTCCTAATTCACCAGTCCAAATACAGAGACGAGATGGGGAAGGATCACCGTGAACCAAACATCTACCGGCTCAACAGTTCAGCCAGGGACATCCCACCTCAGAGGGCAACGGCCATTAACCAAGTCCCTTGTCTCCCAGGCAGAGCCAGAGCTACcaagaggaagaacaagaaggGACAGAGGTCTCAGGAAGCAGTGCAGGGATCCCACTACAGGCTTTGA